The genomic DNA TGTACTTTCGTAACGGCGGTGTTGGTGATTACTGGCGCGTTGTAGTCGAAGTAAATCGCTGCTTTGTTAGAAATGTTCGTGCCCAAAGCCAAGTTCGTTTGCGGCTTGATGCGGAAGCTCACGAAACCATGACTTGCTTTTTCGTTTACGTTGCTGTCTGGCAACAGGATATTCAAATGCTCAAAATAAACTACGTTTCCTTTCATACTTGTACGAACATTGTGCGAAGATGCTACCATTTCTAAAGTATTGGCTTGCAAATTACTTTCCAAAGTATCGGCAATTACGACGGTAAAAGCCGTGTCTGTACCTGTGTTTTGAAAACGAATGGTATAGTCAATATACTCGCCAGCAGCTATTTGCGCCGGACTAATCGCTTCGCGCGCTTGTTTGTCGTTAGGGTCAAAAGAACCTGTAACGATGCTGGTCGCTAAGGAATGGTTGTTGGTTGGGGTTTGCTCTTGTGTGTCGCTCATGTTCACCCAAGAATTAAACGCCAATTCTGTGCCTAAAGCTACATTGGTAGCAATTTTACCATAAATCAAAATTACACCTTTTTGGTCTATATCAAGGTTTCCTACATTCCAAATAAGGGTATCTCCGCTTGCTGTATAGCCAGATACTGACGCAGAATCTACACTAAAACCAGCAGGTTTCAAGAACTTAACTGTGGCATTGGCAGATACTGTACCTATATTTTGATAGATAATCGCTATTGTATTGTTAAAACCTGGACGAGAAGTACCAAGAGATTGATATATCCAAAGGTCTTTAGCTGTTTGGTTGGCCACTAATCTAATGTCTCGCGTGGCAATATCTCCATACATATATAAATCTGCAGGAGTTGTTGGGCTGATGATAGCCGTCCAATAAGGCAATGAAGATGCAAGTGAAATATTATAACTACCAGCTGTATCAATGTCAACTTGGTATTCATTGTTATAACTATAGCCCACCCAGCTATGGCCATTTACTTTCACAGCAGCATTTACTATAGGCTCATTGTCTTCATAAGAGCCATTATTATTCAAATCTTTATAGGCTTTTCCTTTTATAGCATACGGAAAGCTTGGGCAACTGTTCGGATTATTAGTTGGGTTACAAATAGGTAGATTAGAATTTAGACTAACAGGTTTGTTAGGTAAACAAGTGATGCCCGTACCACTTATATTAAGAGATTGAAAATAATATGGGTTCAAATAAGGTAAACAAGTAAGATTTGGGTTATTAGAACAATTCAAAGAATTGACAACACTAACCCCGTTTAAGCTTGTGATCTGATTATTAGAACAGCTTAAAGCGTAGTAATGACCAGAAGAAATACTTGTTAATTGGTTATAATTAACATTAAAGTTAACATCTCCCCCTAATTCTAACGAATTAGGAAGGCTTGTTAGTTGGTTATTATTCAAATAAAGGTTCTGTAACGATCCTTGTTGCCCTATGAAATTGGAAGGATATTCACTTAAATTGTTGTAAGACAAATCAATTTGACTAAAATTATTATTTGGCAGCGGAGGTAATGAGGAGAAATTTAGATTAGGGTTATTTCGTAAACTTATGGCTGTTAGTCCACTCGGTAATGTTGGTAATACACTAAGATTACATGAAATATATTCTAGCTGCTTTACTGACGTAGGAATTATGAGCTCAGAAGGGGTGAGAAAATTCGCTTGCGTAAAACTCAAAATCTGTAGATTATATGGTAATCTTGGTAAGGTAGATATTGTGTTGTACGTAAAAGATAGAAATATGATATTTTTAAAGTAATGAATACCCGTGACAGCTTGGCTACTAAGTCCAGAGATATCACAGGTCGAATTTTCAGCATTTGCTGCGGCCACCGTATCCAAATCTCCAACTGCGTTAAAACATTCTGGATAGATTAAACGCATACGGTTCCTAAAATTCGTATCGGGCAGTGTTACATACTGCGCTTGGGCCTCGTGCTGCGCGAAAAGTCCTGCCATGAGCAAAGACAGTGTTGCGATTGTTTTTTTCATAAATGTAAAAGTTTATTAAATTAAGTTAATTTTTTCGCAATAATAAACTATAAAATAACAACAAACAAGGATATTTGCAAAAAAATAAAAGACAAAGTCTATATATTCAAATATATAGACTTTGTCTTTTATTAAAATTATTCAAAGTTAGACTACTTCACCATTACTTTGGCGGTACGAGTTTCGCCTTTTTGCGTCACTTTCAACAAGTACATGCCTTGCGCGATGCCTTCCAATGAAACGCTTTCGCCGATAGTCGACCAGTTGCGCAACTCTTTGCCTTCAAGACTTGTAAGCGTAGCCGCTGCACCCACCATGTTTGGCACGTACAACACGCCATTTTCCACTGGGTTCGGGTAAACTGACAGGGTTTTATTGATTTTATCAAAAATACCTGTTGTATTTTGTACTTTCTTCGTAACGGCCGTATTGGTAATCACTGGCGCATTGTAGTCAAAGTAAATAGCGGCTTTGTTAGAAACCGTAGCCCCCACTGCTAAGCTAACTTTAGGTTTGATGCGGAAACTCACAAAACCATGACTTGCTTTTTCGTTTACGTTGCTGTCTGGTAACAGGATGTTCAGATGCTCAAAATACACTACGCTTCCATTCAAACTTGTACGAACATTGTGCGAAGAAGAAACAACCTCTAACGTATTGGTTTGCAAAGTATTGGCTAAAGTGTCCGCAATTACGACGGTGAAAGCGGTATCAGTACCTGTATTTTGAAAACGAATGATATAATCAATGTACTCGCCAGCAGCGATTTGCGCAGGACTAATTTCTGGGCGAGCTTGTTTGTCATTGGGGTCAAAAGAACCTACCACCGTAAGATTTAACGTTTTGACATTATTTTCGGGAGTTTCTTCTGGGTTATTGCCTTGAATGCCTGCCCAGAATAGCATACTACTTCCTAAAACAGCAGCAGTCGAAACAGTTCCATATACAATGATTTTATTTGTAGCACCAATCGTCAAATTTCCTACATTCCAAATAAGCGTATCGTTATTTACAATATAGCCTTCAAGTGAAGTAGAGTCTATAGTATATAAAGCAGGTTTTAGAAACTTCACTACACCATTAGAAGCTAAGGTACCTTGATTGGCATAATCTATCGTAAAATCTAAGCCAAAACCAGAGCGAACATTGCGCGAATTTGTTAAATTAACTTTTAAATCATTGACCAGTAAATTGGAAGCCTGTCCGAAATTAGTCAAACTAACCTGTCCAAAAGCAGTAAAATGAACAGTTTGTGAGGCAGGAGTAAATGTAAAATACAGTGGTGCAGCAGGAACAGAGGCCGTAAATGTACCTGTATCTGGCACTGCTATTTCATAATAACCATTATTATCTGAATACACACTAATACCATTACCTATGGTAACTTTTACATAAGCAACCCCACTTTCGGAGGCATCTTTAATGCCATTATTATTGGCATCTAAAAATGTATAGCCCAAGAATTTAGGATACACATTACATTGCTCACTGTTGTTGGTTGGGTTGCAAATAGGAGGTAAAGATGTTGGACTAAGAGAGTCGCCATTTATGAGAGCTACCAAATTCGGCGTACTGTTCGGAATACAAGAAATATTAGTATTAGTTACCGAAATATGCCACAAATTGGGTGGTAATAGAGGCAAACAGTTTAAAGGATTATTATAACATATTAAAAAACTAAGGCCATTGGGAAGTATTGGCAAACTACTCAATTGATTATCATTGCAATATAACTCAACTAAATTAGAGAGCAGTGTTGGCAAACTTGTTAATTGATTGTTCTGACAATATAAATAGCGTAAGCTATTCGGTAACGCTGGTAAACTTATCAATTGATTGTTCTGACAAGATAAATAATTTAAACCACTCGGTAATGTTGGTAAGCTCGTCAATTG from Flexibacter flexilis DSM 6793 includes the following:
- a CDS encoding DUF7619 domain-containing protein — translated: MNCSNNPNLTCLPYLNPYYFQSLNISGTGITCLPNKPVSLNSNLPICNPTNNPNSCPSFPYAIKGKAYKDLNNNGSYEDNEPIVNAAVKVNGHSWVGYSYNNEYQVDIDTAGSYNISLASSLPYWTAIISPTTPADLYMYGDIATRDIRLVANQTAKDLWIYQSLGTSRPGFNNTIAIIYQNIGTVSANATVKFLKPAGFSVDSASVSGYTASGDTLIWNVGNLDIDQKGVILIYGKIATNVALGTELAFNSWVNMSDTQEQTPTNNHSLATSIVTGSFDPNDKQAREAISPAQIAAGEYIDYTIRFQNTGTDTAFTVVIADTLESNLQANTLEMVASSHNVRTSMKGNVVYFEHLNILLPDSNVNEKASHGFVSFRIKPQTNLALGTNISNKAAIYFDYNAPVITNTAVTKV
- a CDS encoding DUF7619 domain-containing protein, with protein sequence MKKLFFSLLFFWAALCTQSASAQYVTIPDANFRAQLMSIYSSCFNSSGQLDTLCAQNSTNYQINVSYSNIANLEGIKYFKNVKNLYCSNNQLTSLPNLPSGLQTLDCGSNQLTSLPALPSGLQTLDCGSNQLTSLPALPSGLQNLNCYYNQLTNLPTLPVSLQYLSCQDNQLTSLPTLPSGLHSLNCYYNQLTSLPTLPSALSYLACSNNQLTSLPTLPSGLNYLSCQNNQLTSLPTLPSGLNYLSCQNNQLISLPALPNSLRYLYCQNNQLTSLPTLLSNLVELYCNDNQLSSLPILPNGLSFLICYNNPLNCLPLLPPNLWHISVTNTNISCIPNSTPNLVALINGDSLSPTSLPPICNPTNNSEQCNVYPKFLGYTFLDANNNGIKDASESGVAYVKVTIGNGISVYSDNNGYYEIAVPDTGTFTASVPAAPLYFTFTPASQTVHFTAFGQVSLTNFGQASNLLVNDLKVNLTNSRNVRSGFGLDFTIDYANQGTLASNGVVKFLKPALYTIDSTSLEGYIVNNDTLIWNVGNLTIGATNKIIVYGTVSTAAVLGSSMLFWAGIQGNNPEETPENNVKTLNLTVVGSFDPNDKQARPEISPAQIAAGEYIDYIIRFQNTGTDTAFTVVIADTLANTLQTNTLEVVSSSHNVRTSLNGSVVYFEHLNILLPDSNVNEKASHGFVSFRIKPKVSLAVGATVSNKAAIYFDYNAPVITNTAVTKKVQNTTGIFDKINKTLSVYPNPVENGVLYVPNMVGAAATLTSLEGKELRNWSTIGESVSLEGIAQGMYLLKVTQKGETRTAKVMVK